CCCGCCCTGGGGAAAGCGGAACACGTTGCCGTTCTCGAACCACTTTTCCAGCTCGCGGGTGTTGGCGCTGCCGTAGCGGCGGGCGTACACCGCCCCGGCGGCCTTGCGAATCACGTCGCGGGCCACGTTGTCGGCGCCCTTCAGCTCGCCCTCGTATTCCAGTTCCATCTTGCCGGTAATGGCCGGCAGGCCCGCGTACACGTCGCTCACGCGCACCACAGGGGCGTCACCGCCCGTCAGGCTGCGGCGCTCGGCGTTGGCGGCGGCCACCTCCATCAGGGAAATGGGCAGGCGCTGCGAGACCCCGCTGAGTTTGTCCACGCGGCCGTCTTCACGCGCCTGGAAGGCAATTTCTTCTATCAGTTCAGCCATGAAGGGCGGCACCGTCACCGAGGGGTCGCGCACCGCTTCCTGCTCGGTAATCGCCATGCCCAGGCCCACGTCGGTGGGGTAATGGGTGCGGATCTCGCTGCCAATGCGGTCCTTGAGCGGCGTGACAATCTTGCCGCGCGCCGTGTAGTCCTCGGGGTTGGCCGAAAAGACCAGCATCACGTCCAGTTCCAGGCGAATGGGGTAGCCCTTGATCTGCACGTCCCCCTCCTGAAGGATGTTGAACAGCGCCACCTGCACCTTGGGTGCCAGGTCGGCCAGCTCGTTCACCGCAAAAATGCCCCGGTTGGCGCGCGGCAGCAGGCCAAAGTGCATGCTTCTCACGTCGCCCAGAGACGTGCCCAGGCGCGCGGCCTTGATGGGGTCCACATCGCCCACCAGATCGGCCACCGTCACGTCGGGGGTGGCCAGTTTCTCCACGTAACGCTCGGCGCGCGGCAGCCAGCGGATGGGCAGCTCCAGGCCGTGGGCTTCCAGCAGGTGCCGGCCCTCGGCGCCCACGGGGTTCAGGGGATCGTCGGGCATGTCGGCCCCAGCGATCACCGGCACTTCGGGGTCCAGCAGCTCCGTGATGGCGCGCAGAATGCGGCTCTTGGCCTGACCACGCAGGCCCAGCAGAATAAAGTTCTGCCGCGCCAGCAGGGCGTTGACCAGCTGTGGAATCACGGTGTCGTCGTAGCCCACCACGCCGGGAAACAGTTCCTCGCCCGCGCGCAGCTTGCGCGTCAGGTTCTCGCGCACCTCGTCCTGCACGAGGCGCACCCGGCCGTCAAACGGCGTGCGTCCGGCGTATTCCGGCGTCTGAAGCAGTTCTCCGAGCGTTCTCGCCTTGGCAGTGACCGTCATGATGGGCGAAAACGTACCACGCCCCTGGCAGAGGGAATGTGCGGCTTGCTGGCAACTGGCGTGCAGGACAATCGGCCCCGTACCATACCGTCCGGTATGGTACGGTCGAAGGGTCATGGCCCGAACCTCGAAAACCGACTGGCTGAACGCGGGCCTGCAGGTGCTGACCGCCCAGGGCGAGGGCGGCCTGACCGTGGACGGGCTGGTGACCTTCATGGGCCTGACCAAGGGCTCCTTTTACCACCATTTCCCCAGCCTGGGCGCGTACCGAACCGCGCTGCTGGCGCACCTGGACCATGTGGGCTTTGCCGACGTGGTGGACACCATTGACCCTGCGCTCCCCCCCGCCGCCCAGCTGCAGTTCCTCACCGACCTGATCAGCCGCCGCAACCCCGCCGAGGACCGCGCTGTCCGCCTGTGGGCCGAGCGCGATCCCGGGGCCCGCGCGCTGGTGCAGCGGGTGGACGAGCGGCGGCTGGCCTATCTGGCCGGGCTGTTCACGGCCATCGTGGGCGACCCGGCGCAGGGCCGGCAGCTGGCCCGGCTGGGCTACGCCGTCTATCTGGGGGCCGCCCAGATGCACCCCCCCATTCAGGGCGAGGAGTACCGCCAGCTGGGCGAACTGCTGCACCGGCAACTGCTGGGCGGCGCCCCGCCCAGGCCCTGAGCCGGAAGGAGAACCGACATGACACGAGCAAGTCGTTGGTTGCGGGGCCTGGCCCTGCTGCACCTGGCCGTGGGGCTGGTGCTGTACCGCGAGCCCCTGCTGGGCTGGGTTCAGGCCGGGGTCGTGAATGCCGTGGAACCCCACTGGGACCGCATGGCCGCCTTCTGGTTCCTGCTGTACGGCGCGCTGCTGTACGGCCAGGGCCAGCTGGCCGCCGCCTTTGAGGCCCGCCGCGAACCGCTGCCCCGCGCGTTCGTGCAGGGCTGGCTGCTGACCGGCTTACTGGGCACCGTGGCGATGCCCCTCAGTGGCCTGCCGCTGGTGGCGCTGGCCGCTGCCCTGAGCCTGCGCGCCCGCCCCG
This region of Deinococcus multiflagellatus genomic DNA includes:
- a CDS encoding ATP-binding protein, with amino-acid sequence MTVTAKARTLGELLQTPEYAGRTPFDGRVRLVQDEVRENLTRKLRAGEELFPGVVGYDDTVIPQLVNALLARQNFILLGLRGQAKSRILRAITELLDPEVPVIAGADMPDDPLNPVGAEGRHLLEAHGLELPIRWLPRAERYVEKLATPDVTVADLVGDVDPIKAARLGTSLGDVRSMHFGLLPRANRGIFAVNELADLAPKVQVALFNILQEGDVQIKGYPIRLELDVMLVFSANPEDYTARGKIVTPLKDRIGSEIRTHYPTDVGLGMAITEQEAVRDPSVTVPPFMAELIEEIAFQAREDGRVDKLSGVSQRLPISLMEVAAANAERRSLTGGDAPVVRVSDVYAGLPAITGKMELEYEGELKGADNVARDVIRKAAGAVYARRYGSANTRELEKWFENGNVFRFPQGGDSREALQATQEVPGLTDLAAEVAASADDAVRASAAEFVLEGLYGRKKLSRAEELYAAPEPETRQQRGGRWN
- a CDS encoding TetR/AcrR family transcriptional regulator; the encoded protein is MARTSKTDWLNAGLQVLTAQGEGGLTVDGLVTFMGLTKGSFYHHFPSLGAYRTALLAHLDHVGFADVVDTIDPALPPAAQLQFLTDLISRRNPAEDRAVRLWAERDPGARALVQRVDERRLAYLAGLFTAIVGDPAQGRQLARLGYAVYLGAAQMHPPIQGEEYRQLGELLHRQLLGGAPPRP
- a CDS encoding DUF6463 family protein, producing the protein MTRASRWLRGLALLHLAVGLVLYREPLLGWVQAGVVNAVEPHWDRMAAFWFLLYGALLYGQGQLAAAFEARREPLPRAFVQGWLLTGLLGTVAMPLSGLPLVALAAALSLRARPAPVTP